TTTGCACAATAAATGAAGCTGAAAATGACCTCCTGCTTCCTGCCTCCGATCTGTGCCCACTCCAAATGGAAACGTAAATATTTGAGCTGCAATCGAGATGCGGCTACCTGGCTACCTGGCTACCTGGCTCCCAGTCACTCAGTCACTTCCCTTTTTAACTCAGTTATTGATTCGTTAAGCATTTCGGCCAGGGTCCAAAAATGCCTCACTTATAGAATGCGATTCCGAGATGTTATGGCAAAATATGTCAATAAATTGCTACTGAATGTCAGTTCTCAGAGGAATATTCCTTTTGCCAAATTACATTGCAAAAATAGGAAGAGCTAAGCTGAAATCCCTAAAGTTGTATGTAGAAAGTGATTAGAAAACAAGCAGTGTATCAACGTAAGAAAGAATTGAATTGCAAGAAGAATAAAGCTTTTTTGAAAGAAATAACTCTAACCAAACTCGTTCACTAAGCTATATTTCAGCTTTATGACGACAGTTTTCGCTGCTGACCAAACATCTTGGACGCGTCTAACCAGTTTATCAGTTCGATTTCATTGCCAAATCACGTTGAAATCAATGCCCGACCCCGATTGCAAGTGTCAAAGGTGCATTCGGCTatcagctgctggccaagcgcGATAACTGTAATTATTGCACCCAACGAacaccaccccaccccaccacaccacacccCACCTATGTCCTTGAGCCATGGCCGACCTTATAAATTAGCTGCCAGGCGAGAAGTCAACCGATGTCGGCGTCGTCGTCGCCGCTAGTCTAATGAACGCAccacataaacataaattatggCCAGCCCCAGTGCTGCAGGTCAGCCCCTCCTCTTATCCCCGCATCCCCCCTCTGCTGGTGGCCCCAACTCAACCCAACCCAACTCAACCCTTCCTCTTTCGCCTCGTAAACTGCGACCAGAGCCGGCATATTTGCgcagcatacttttgggcgcCGGACGGGTCGCGTTGCATGCTTTTTGGCTGCGCTCGCTTTTATCCTGCAGTAAAAAGCCTTTTTGGCACGGCACTCGCTGCTCTCCTTATACCCTCACCACGTGTGGTGTCCCTGCATTCAGTCATAAGCTTGGTCAAGTTAATATTTACTACCTGTAATGTGTTTGTCACTGTTTGCTTATCTGTTTCACTTACCTTTATAACTAAGCAATGGAGTATTCTGAAACAgtatatggtctgaaaataatattgaatCCGTTTCGTTAGGGTATTCCCTGTTTCGGCTTGGCAAAGTATTTCTCCCCCCGCTGCCCCTTCAGTTCACCACTTTTTCACActtttttgcattaatttattttctcattttttattgtttttccttgcatatgcatgtgtgtgttttacttaaaataaatgttactCTTTAATCATAATATATATTCACAGTTTTTGTaagtaggtgtgtgtgtgtgagtgtgtgtatttttaagttaaactaatatttattcgtATATGTATTTCcgattttgaatatatttaaaggtATTTACAGTGTGGGAAATAAATATACGCTATCCACTAAATaggtttataaataatttaaatatcctGATTCATAGAAATGCACTTTTAGTTAATCTAAAGTTATTGCCGATATGTGAGCGAATCCACTCGGGTTATTTTCTTGTGCGCTtagtgctgtgtgtgtgtgcgtagtgtgtgtgtgtgtgggtaacGCAAAGTGACTTTTGCAAATACACTGCAATTGAGAGGTATATAGGCGTTCCTAGAAGATCATCGGATATTGCCTGGTGTTACGGAAAACGGAGGTGGGTGGGGGGCGCGCTCTAAATTCAGCTAACAACGATTTGTAAAACTTAGGGGTATTCTCTAAAATATGCCTACACTTAAAGCCTGGACAACTTCAACAAACTCAACGAAACTCTGGTATTGCACTatcgacgacgaggacgacgactgGAAAGTAAGGCCAACAAACAACTAACCTGCCTGCCACACTCAACACTGATTCTAACTAGCTAGCCTATATCCACTATATTACTATATAGTAACACACATATCCGCATATATATACGATCTCAGCCATGCCTGAaactgactgactaactgcTCTCATATGCCctatagatatacatatgcatactGGTATACATAACATACTTAACGTGTACTTTACTTCACTGCATAGCTTACTCCTTCGATTTGGGGATCCTGTGGCCTACACTGACTGCCAGCAGTATGCAACAGCGTGTGGAATTCTTTCGGTGTGATAGGGGGAAACCTTAACTATGTATCCTTCTCtgcgctgctcctcctcgtgAAATTCCGTTCTGGTAAGACTGGTTCTAGATTTGTGCACTTGGCTGTGGCTCTGCCATCTatctgctgcctctgctgacCAGCAAAGTGAGCAATGTCCCTGTGAGCAGGAGGCCCAAACTGTTCACAGCTGCTCGGGTGgagccattgccatcgccatccctGCAGATGCCCGGATTTCGGGTGAAGTCCTCGCAGTAGATCTGTAAAGTAGATTCAGTTACAAATTGCTGAGGTGGAATCCATTCCTTGTAAGTACCTTGGTCAGGCTGTTGGCGTACTTGTCCACCAGCTGGCGAGTGAACTTTGCCGCCTCGACGCCGCAGATCTTACGTGCAGCATCCTCCGAGCAATCCACAAGTTCGTTGATGGAGCTTTAAGTAAAATATGGaatgatttttatatatgccAAACTAATTTCCCAGTAATAAAACTCTGCCTCTGTCATAATAGACAACCCaatattttccccatttcaaTCGAACGCAATATaacatttcaattacaattcACAATTGCGTTCCATGGCAATAACATTCGATTCAATTGGAAAGCACAACAAACGCTGCTTAAAACTGCATTGCatcgatttaaatattcattagaGAGCATGGCCAGGCATTTGATAGCCTCCTTGAAACCATTTGGGCTGCATGGGTTTACTCGTTTCACTCACCAGCAAATGGTCTTAATGTTCTCATTCAGGGTGCCGTTCTCCGAGTTTTCCTGGTTCTTGTTTGGCTTGAGGAACACCATGGTCTCGCGGTAGCGATTGGAGCACACCTCGAACTCCTTCTTGGCCATTTCGGAGCAGGGAACGTGCTTGAGGTACTCGTCCTGGAAGGCGCCCTTGTTGCACAGATCCCTGATGAACTGGTTGGTGCCGTGGTAGAGCTTGTTGAACTGGTTCCTCTGCTGCAGATCCATGCAGCGGCGTGTGTAGCTCTGGATGCACCTCACCCCCTTGCGCAGCTCACTGTTTGCAAtgtttgcaataaaacaaattaaaaacgcaATTGTAAATTCAAAACTAAATGATTTGAAAAGTATTACTGAGTTTCTAGTTCTCAGTTCAGTTTTCATGGCAAAGTTCAAGCGCACAAAACACCCAAATCGATCATCAGCGCACAGCAAACAGTTGTATTGTTGTGGACCACAGATTGCGATTGGGATTGCGATTGGGATGCGGATGCAGTGAATCCAGATCGACGGGGGAATTTCGCCCGTGAAGCCACTTACTGACAAAGTTTTTCCAGTTCCTCCTTCTTGGCCGGGCCAATCGAGAAGTCCGACGTTAAATGCAGCATATCAAGTGGTTCGGCGCACTTGGTGAACTCCTCCTGGCCGCATTCCTCCGAATTGGCCACCTCCGCCGAGAGGAGTAGCAGCATTGCTGGAAATCCGATACCAAGGTGGGTGGCGGGTTGGGCGAGAGTGAgagacaaataaacaaacaaacagaaacattGAAATAGTGCTCCAGCTGAAAGCTAAAAGGCAATCCGAGACTCTTGGCCAGCTCCGTTCAGGAGCTCCGCTCAGCCAGCCAGTTGCAACAAAGTTGCAAATGTGCGTCAGGGGTAATAAAGTTAAACGTAAGTGAAATTggcatttcataaatttttcGACCAACttttctccatctccgtccATCTTAAGCGGCACTCCCACACACATATCTGGTCAGATTTTGTGCCCTCAGATAACCCACTATCCCTATTCCTATAGTTCACATTTCGATAAACTATATGCTATATACTACATACTATACACATACCCGAGAAAAGCAGAAGAGTCCAGCTCCAGTTGCGATTCCACATTGGATGCATTTCGCCCGCGTCCCTTTGCTTTTTGCTGGCTGTTTACAATGCAATTGTTTCCGCAAGGGCAGTTAAGTGCTCGTAACTGGTTTGGCTGAAAAATCGCACAAAAAAGTCGCggaaaaaatgttcaattaaCGGGGAATCATGACAAGTATTGAATGCTAATGCTTATGACAAATTATAGGCTTCGCCTGTTTTTTAATTGCCTGATACGCTGCCAGCGCACTTTcgtattttcttgtttatggACCGATCAAGTCGCAGTAAAAGAAAATCTATGCTGACAAATAGAAGctgcagcaaaaacaaacaaaaagcgcaaaaaacaaaatcacaaccaagcgaaacaaaaaattgatctaaaaataaataagttgtCTGCGCTGAAgagcgaaaagcgaaagcaaaacGTCAGAGGTtgtcttgttttcatttcgcataGGATTCACTCTGTTTCACTGGGGGTTCCTTCTAATATTTTTCTGCCAGCAGTGGGTGCTTTTATCTCTGCCTTTCTTTTTGCCAATTATCGTTGCAAATGTGGCGTGGACAGGTCAAAGTACAGTCGGCGAAAACAGCGAGTGGGTTGACTGGTTtaggccaaaacaaaacaccgaGGCTAAATACCTAAATAAACACATACGAGTATTTATTGTAAACttatcatttaaatgcaaGCAATAGTTAATTGAATTCCAACAATTGTTGTAAAGAAATTCTAGATATAGAGATgaaaagaaactgaaaaataCCCTTAGAcagtaaatttaataaattatttaacacgAAAACTTGAGGCCAGAAGGCCGACTTACAAATGGAGCTACTGACCCTTACAGCAcagctaaatctttttatgtcttttggttttttattacCTCAAATTAGTAGTATGTGTTCAATTAGTATACTATTTGATTCAGATGCGTACTATCTTTAATTAAAACGTTTTTCTTGTATACATGAAACTATGCATAATAGAAGCATGGATtcgtaataatattaatacatCTTTTTCAATAATTAGCAAAACATAATTCCGCATAAAAAGTGCGAATATcggaaaaaaatgaataactGCACTGCCCCTGATATGCATGAGATATAAAATGATGCGTAAAACTGAAGTGAAAAAAAAGTGATACAAATTGCTGTTGATTTTCGTACATTTGGCCAGGTAAAAAGGTTTGTAGCCtttgattatattttgtgggcatttatgtttttatgccAATATGTAAACACAAATATAGTAACTATTGTGCATTCACAGCTCGCCGACAGTTGCATTTATAGCCCATAAATAAACGATACGCAAAtaaacacaacacaaacacacttttcaaaagcCTCTCAACGATTTCTGGACATCGACATTTGTTGATGTTCAAATGATTGAAGAAAAATATGAGAGACTCGGTATTGGAATTGGCACAGGTCAGGGTTTTGTGCCTGAGatgaaagcaataaaaactgaaaaaaggTGAGTATACGAGGAAAGGTTTTCGCTGGCACCAAACACTTGGCTATTTATGCCATTACATAAGACACTGTGTGAAAGAGGCCAATGTGCCGCCAGACTTGAACATGTGCATAGTTTTGCACTCTTGATTAGCAGCTTGCAGTCGCACACTATTTGCTACTCTATACCAGGTTACGACCCACTGGCACCTCCTGCGACTGACACATCTGATATCGCCGCCAATTCGCGCGTTGCACTTCCGCATATGCAAAAGCGGGGCTTTCGCAGCTGTTTTCAGTGTTCTCAGTATGGAGTGATATGATATGGGGCCCTGTTGATTGGGcgacgaaaacaaaacacttaACGGAGCAGAAAGAGCGAAACAGGCGGTCGAAAGAACTGTAAGTTCGCGGATCTTCAAGAGAGATTTCTATCAGgaacagagagaaaaacaaatgcactTGACTTCTAATTTATTGCTAGGAACTCAAATCAAAGGGTAAGATATGCAACTAGGTATATAGTTTTACTCAAACAGTACTATATTACTGGTATGATCAGTAGAATCTATATATCACGCTTTTCGGTTACTTTTGTTTGACATGCAAAATGCATCGATCGCCCCCCGTTTGTTCGCCGTGCAACAGTTGCAACAGTTGCCTTGAAAGAGGCAGTGGAGGGAGGGGGGCGGCGCAGGGGCGTGCCGCGGGCTGCACGTGATGCAAGAATGCAGTCGGACGAGCCTCTCGGTGGCGATCGATCTGGCGTTCAAGATCGTCGCCCTGTGCGAAttcaaaacgaaaaccaagAGCCGGTTTTCTGCcctgtttatttatatattggaCGTCGCACTGCTTTTGGTCTTAATTCGTTTGATTACTTTTTGTCTGGAGCCGCCGAGCGACGCGCTTTCCAATGACAGCTGCAGCGGGCGGTTCGACGAGCGGTATGGCGATATGGCGGTTTGGCGGTTTGGCGGTTGGGCGCTTGGGCGGTATAGCgatcgagatcgagatcgagTTCGAGTTGGAGATCGGGCTCGGGATCGAGGCGGTGGAGCGGACCTGAGCGGAGCAAGCGCGCCGTGTTGTTGGCCGACCGAGTGACAGAAGCGTACTGAACGCCAGAAGCAGCGGCGCCACTCGGCCAGCGAATggggatggcgatggcgatggcgagtGGAGCCGAGCTGATATCCGAGCGCCAAGTATCCAAACGGGCCGACTGTGCAAGctagcaacatgttgccggtGGGCCAGCAACATGCGGCAGCGGCTGCAACAACAGGTATTTCCCGCTGGCCAAGTGCAACTGATAAGCTGACCAACGACCAACTGACTGATGGCATGGCCGAAAGTAATCCCAATTCGTTGTCTTAGCCACTCAGCCACTTTGccattcaattaatttaataagaaGGAAGTGGGCTCGCTTGATAAGATTGCAGATTATCTATTTGTCCAAGGAGGCCGAGGTGTACGTACTTTTTTCCTAACCTCCTCCTCCGCAGTTTGCCAAtcatttttgtcatttttgtcGCATTGAGAAATATTTGATTACCGATGTTTGCCCAGTGCCAATAGCAGTaacaccaacaacaatcaACTCCCCGTGCTCAAGTCAACTAGATCTACACGCGTGTCCTTGCCTTGCCTTTGTCTTGGCCGCCCACCTACGCCCACCGTCGCCCACCTCAGCCCAGATTTGTTTGCTATATGCCAATTTGGCGGTCTGTTTGCATATTTACTGTAAACACTGTCCAAATTAGGCGCCGCCTTCCATTCACCGCCGCCGTCCTTGAGCCGAGTTTGCCCAAGGGGAATGCCGAATGGCAGGATTCCAGGGGAGTCGCAGACACGGCCATAAATAGTTGGCCACAATGAAGACACTAGTCGAGGGCGTGGACACCTGTTAACGTGGCCACTCAATTGTGTTGcaagacaaaggaaatgcaTGGGAAAGCTGGGCATAACTTTCGGTCAGCAGTCAATTGGGAAATGATTGTAATGTGAATACAAAATTAAGCGAGAAACTGGGCAGCGGacaattaaaatggaatttgCACAAGATATCAAGGAATTCTTGTTAATGCAGCAGAACGTTGcaagtataaatattctttattGCAACTGGCCAATCAAAGGTAGCATACATTTTGAGCAATTTTAATGCACATTTATAATCATTTCAAGCTCTGcttatactatatacatatatacaaaactGGCACTGAGTATTAATAAGATTTGTATAAACTAATCGGGTGGTTCAACTTGATTTAAGGCACTTGTAGATTAAATTGTCTGGCTATCTGTAGATCAGATAAGGTCGTAATTCATTGAATTGGCCACTTCAGAGCTGGGACTCATCTGACCCACTCGTCTGCAGATTAGATTGTGTTTAAACTCAAGTCGATTTAATTGGTAGTGTGCCTTGTAAACTGTGTCTGGCTAATTTACGCCTTAACTTTAATAACATGGCAGTTTCAGATAGATTTTCTATCCCTGATTCCTTTCATTTAATGTTCCCTAATCCCAcctgcttttattattttcacatgccaattaaattgtaaCTCAGCTGGGAATATAAATAAGCAGTAGAATGGGTAAACAACTTTAAGTGATGCATGCCACACATTTTAAGCTCCTGCGTCCTTTTAGTGCTCCACTTTTGTATTCATAATTATCGAAACTTAACCCTTGGCAAGTGCAACGAGTCCTGccttgtctgtgtgtgtgtgtatttgtgtgtttgtgtgtgtgagtgtttgctGGTGGGTCATTACCACTGGCCACATGCGTTGAGGGTTAAGGATGAGGGACGGAAGCCGGGGGAAAGCTTTAAGCCATTGCTTATACgacaaacgaaaacaaaactcaaGTTTGTTTTATTCCACTTGCCTTCCATGGCCGGACCAGCCAGAGGAGCACGCTCCTTCCAAGCGGCTAACACCtacacacctacacacacacacaccggaAATGCACTGGGCCAAAAGAGAAGGCAGTTGCCAACGCGATGGGAGATAGTCTTATCAACATATGAGGACCATGTGCTTGAAGCATGGAACGTGTATTTATcactttaataattaattaattataatatgggatatgtgtttattatttattatctaaGCAAACTTGAGAATATCTGCTAATATACTGTTTAATTCTAATTTTGTGTATCTACCagtttaaatgattttttttctgtgcacacacacacacatgcaaacacaGCGATATCGCGCATTAGGAGcacgagcaacaacaacgaccaGTGCGGGaatggcaacaataacaacaacggcgaAAGTGGCTTGGCCAAAAGGACAGAAAGTGGGCGGCAAAGGGAAAGGGCAAGGGGGTGGGTGCGGCTCGCTTGGCTTTTGTTCCTGCCTTTGCTGCTGCATTAGTTTGTGTTTGAACTTTGCAAGTTTTTGCCATCATTGTTGGTGTTTCGCCtgctcgttgttgttgttgctgctgctgctgctgctgggcaacTGTTGATGTTTACAT
This sequence is a window from Drosophila teissieri strain GT53w chromosome 2R, Prin_Dtei_1.1, whole genome shotgun sequence. Protein-coding genes within it:
- the LOC122612786 gene encoding uncharacterized protein LOC122612786 codes for the protein MHPMWNRNWSWTLLLFSAMLLLLSAEVANSEECGQEEFTKCAEPLDMLHLTSDFSIGPAKKEELEKLCHELRKGVRCIQSYTRRCMDLQQRNQFNKLYHGTNQFIRDLCNKGAFQDEYLKHVPCSEMAKKEFEVCSNRYRETMVFLKPNKNQENSENGTLNENIKTICCSINELVDCSEDAARKICGVEAAKFTRQLVDKYANSLTKIYCEDFTRNPGICRDGDGNGSTRAAVNSLGLLLTGTLLTLLVSRGSR